TGCGCACCGCGAACGGCGTCTTGAGATCGCCCCCGCCCAGCACGCGGGGCATGGCAAAGCGGTGGATGCCCAGGCTCGCATGCGGCAGCAATTCGGCCAGCTTGCTTTCGGTCTGCGCGTCGTTGGCCAGGCTATCGACCACCAGGCCCACAGCGTGGCCATTGGCCGCCAAGGCCCGTGTCAGGTCCGCCACATGGCGGAACAGCCCTCCCACCGGTGCCCGCATCACCTGCAGGATACGCAGTGGTTTGGCCATTAGAACCAGCGTTCGAGAATGACGATCGTATCGCCCGGATAGATGGGGAAATCGAGATCGACATTGCCCTTGACCATCTCGTTGCCCTGGCGGCGATAGACCACGGCACGATTGCGGTCCGCCGTATCGGAGAACCCGCCCGACGTGCTGATCGCCGCCCGCACGGTCATGCCGTAGACATATTGGAACTGCCCGGCATTCTGCACCTCCCCCTGGATGAAGAAGGGCCGGTATTCCGCCACTTCCACCGCCACATCGGGATTGCGCATATAGCCATTGGCCAAGGCCCCGGCCAGCCGGCTGGCGGCCATGGTCGTGGTGACGCCGCGCACCTGCACCGGCCCCACCAGCGGGAAGGCGATCGAACCGCTATCATCGATGCGATAGGTGTCGCTCAGTTCAGTGTCGCCATAAACGGTCACCCGCACCGTGTCGCCGGTGTCGAGCTGATACGGCCCCTTGGTCTCGACCAGATAGGTCGCCGGGCGCGTTGTGGCGCATCCCGCCAGCGGCAGCATTAGCGCGATCGTGAGGACAGGCAGCCAGCGCATGAGAATCCCGGGTCATTCAGTGCACCGCAATGTCGCGCGATCGTGGTTAACAAAGTCCTTCCGCGGCCATGGTATTCTTGCGATCTGCAAATGGGTTAACGGATTGATTACCACGATGAGGCGATAAGACGGCGCAGGAAAGAGGGGTGGCGATGACGTTTGAGTCGCAGATGGTGCGTGATGCCCGGATCGATGTCGGCGCGGTGCTTGGCGTCGTGTTCAGGCGCCTGCCGCGCATCGCCATCGTGACGGTGGGCCTGCTGGCGGCAACCTTTGCCGTCGTCATGTTCATGCCGCGCCTTTATGAATCGTCCGCCTCCATCCTGGTCGAGCCGCGCAGCAACATCTATTTCCGCTCGCCCGGCGAACAGGTGCCGACCTCCCCGAGCGCCGATGCCGGCGTGGTGTCCAGCCAGATCGAACTGATCAAGTCACGCGACACGCTGCTGAACGTCATCGACAAACTCGATCTGCGCTCGGTTCCGGAGTTCAACGGGGCAGGGGGCGGCGGCTTTTCGCCCATCGCCATCGTCTCGCAACTGCTCGGCCGCAAGGCCGCGCCGGTCAGCGTCGACGAAGTCGTCCTCAATACGCTCTACGATCGCCTGACCGTCATTCAGGAGCGCGACTCCCGTATCATTTCGGTGCTGGTGCGCTCCACCAGCCCGCAGCTTGCCGCCGATGTCGCCAATGCCGTCGCCAGCGCCCACGTTGCGCGCCGCACCCAACTCTCGCTGTCCGATACCGCCGAGGCGTCCGGCTGGCTGGCGGACGAGATCGCCAAGCTTCGCGTCTCGGTCACCGCGGCCGAGACGGCCGTCGCCAATTTCAAGGTCGATAACGACCTCTTCATCGGCACCAACAATACCAGCCTGGCCGACCAGCGGCTCTCCACCATTGCCACGCAGATCACGGCCGCCCAGGAGCGCAAGAACACCGCCCTGTCTCGCGCCGCCCTCATTCGCGGCCTGATCGAGCAGGGCCAGCCCATCGATGGCGTGGCCGATGTCCGCGAATCCGTGGTTATCCAGCAGCTCAGCCAGGAAAAGGCCCGCCTGCAGGGCGAAAAGGCCCAGCGCGCGGCCACTCTGCTCAGCAATCATCCGACCATCCTGGCGCTGACCGCCCAGATCGCCGAGCTGAACAACCAGATCACCCTCGAAGGTCGCCGTGTCGCCGATGCGCTCGAAGCCGAGGCGCAGATCGAGGCCGACCTCGAAACCTCCCTGCAGGCCGACCTGACCCGCGCCAAATCCTCCGCCTCGACAGCCACGCAGGATACCGTCACCCTCGATGGCCTCGAACGCGAGGCCAAGGCCCAGCGCGACCTGCTCGAAGGCTACCTGCAGCGCTACAGCGAAGCCATGTCGCGCACCGAATCCAATTCCGCTCTGCCCGATGTGCGCGTCGTCAGCGTCGCCGCCCCGGCGGTTTCGCCGGCCTCGCCCAAGACCGCGCTTATCCTCTTGGCCGTCGGCATCGTGGCGCTGGCGACCCAGCTCGGCATCATCATCTTCGGCGAGCTGATGTCCGGCCGCGCCATCGTGCCGCTGCGGGAGCCCGAGCGTCCCCAGGACGAGCTCGACGAAGTGCCCTTCATCGAAGCCGAGCTCGAGCCCGAACAGCGCTGGGAAGAGCCATCAGATCGCGCCATGCTCGAACCGGCGCCGGATGAGGATTTCGAGGTGGCATTCGAGCCCGACCTGGAACCCGAACCCCAGTTCGAGCCCGAACCCGAAATGGCCGAAGTGCCACCGGTCATGCCCGCCGAACCGCTCGCGCCTGTCCCCGATCCCGCCGAACTCGAACATCTGGTCGAGTCGCTGGCCCGCTTCGGCACGACCGAGGACGTGACCCCTGCCGAACCGGCACCGGTCCACGAACCCGCTGCCGCGCCGGTCCCCGATAGCCTGCCAGGAGTCATTGGCTTGGCGTCGCTCTCCTCCGATCTGGTGCTCGGCCGCACTCATCTGCTCATCCTCGCCGCGCATAGCGACAGCGCCGACTGCGCTGCCCTCGCCGAAGAACTGGTGGCCGATGCGCTGGCCCGTGGCCTCAGCGTGGCCCTGATCGATGCCGGCAGCGCCCAGGCGGGCGACGAACCCGGCCTGTCCGATCTCAGCACCGGCACGGCCAGCTTTGGCGACGTGGTGCAGAAATCGGCCGATAACAGCTTTGCCGAAGTCGCGTGGGGGCAGGGGACCATTATCGACCGCGACTCCACCAAGCCGCTGACCCTGGTCGAGGCGCTTGGCGATATCTACGAAGTCGTGGTGCTGATGACCGGCCGCGTCGGCAGCGCCTCCACCCTGCCCATGTTCTACGACCTCGAAGGACGCCTCGTGCTGGTTGCCGGCGATGACGACGACCTGGCTTCGGTCGCCCGGTCACGCGAGCAATTGCTGGCCGCCGGTTTCGACCGCTGCGAAGTCGCCGCCGCCCCGGCCCGTGTCGCTGCCTGACCTGGAGATGCATTCGTGTCAGCCAAATATGCGGCCATTCGCGCCATGTTCGAGGCCCTTTGGCTGTCGCGGCTGCCCGGCCTGATCCGCACGCTCTCGTCCTCCCGCGGCGTGATTTTCACGCTGCACCGCGTCTTGCCTGAAGAGCCGGCCGATTTCTCGCCCAATGCCATCCTGCAGGTGCGGCCCGATTTCCTCGACTATGTCATCGAGCGCGTTCGCGATCTCGATCTCGACATTGTCAGCCTCGATGAGGCCCTTGAACGCCTCGCCGCGCCCCAACCCGGCCGCCGCTTCATCGTCCTGACCTTCGACGATGCCTATAAGGACAATCTGCGCCACGCGCTGCCCATCCTGCGTCGGCACGATGCGCCCTTCACTCTCTACGTGCCCACGGCACTGGTCGATGGCGTCGGCCAGCTCTGGTGGCAGGCCATCGAGGACATTATCACCCGCCAGGACGCCATCGCCATGACGTCGGACGGTCAGACCGACTATGTCGATACCAGCACCACTGTGCGGAAGAACGCGGCCTTCAACACCCTCTACTGGCAGATGCGCAAGATGCCCGAACCCGACCGGGTCGCGCTGGTACGCAGCTTCGCCACCGCCTATGGCTACGATCTCGACCGGCAATGCCGCGACCTGATCATGGATTGGCAGGAATTGCGCCTGTTTGCCGGCGATCCGCTCTGCACCATCGGCGCCCATACCGTCCATCATTACGAACTGGCCAAGCTCCCCATCGAGCAGGCCCGCAGCGAGATGGCCCAGTCGGTCGATATCCTGCTGGCGCAATTCGGCCAGCGTCCGGCCCATTTCTCCTATCCGCTCGGCGGCCCGCTCTCGGCCGACCAGCGCGAATTCGACCTCGCCCGCGAACTCGGCTTCCGCTCAGCGGTGACGACACGCCCCGGCGGCCTCTACGCCCGTCACGCGGCCTCGCCGCACGCTCTGCCGCGCGTGTCCTTGAACGGATACTTTCAATCTCGCCGCTATGTCGATGTTTTCGCTACCGGAGCAATCTTCTCCGCCATGGGCAAACTGACCGGATAGGCGGTTAGACTTTCCCAGTAGACCTCATGGTGAGCCTGTCGAACCACGAGGTCGTGGCACCAACCCTAAGCGTCCGGCTTCGCCATCCAGCGAATAATCCACATGGCCGGAAACAGCCAGCCCATGCCCGCCACGATGAAATACGGCATCAGGATCCAGATCGGCAGGCCGGGCGGAAATGCCAGGTAGATCGAGGTGAACACCGACAGCCAGGCCACGATGGAGCCGAGGATCAGCAGGATTCCGAGTGCCTTGCGGCTGCGCTGGGTCATGTGCGGCATCGCGCCTGTTGCGGTAAGGTCCGCTCGGGCATACCACTCCGCCACGCCCATCGACACCGGGAATCTGCCGTGACCACCATCCAAAATGCCGCACTGAGCCAGACCACGATAGCCGGGGACCGGCTGCGCCCCGTGCGCATCTGGCTATACCTGCTGGCCTTCATGGTACTGTGCATGGTCATGGTCGGCGGCATGACGCGGCTGACCGGGTCGGGCCTCTCCATCACCACCTGGCGCCCGATTTCCGGCATCATTCCGCCGCTGAACGAAGCCGATTGGTTGGCCGAATTCGCCGGCTACAAGCTGATCCCGCAATATGATGTCTATAACCACTGGATGACGCTGGAGGACTTCAAGGGCATTTTCTGGTGGGAGTGGATTCACCGTTTCCTCGGCCGCATGATCGGCTTCGCCTTCGCAATCCCCTTCGTGGTCTTCCTGGTGCAGAAGCGCCTGACCCGCGACATGGCCGTGCCTTTGGCCGGCCTGTTCCTGCTCGGCGGCTTCCAGGGCTTTCTGGGCTGGTGGATGGTCTCCTCCGGCCTCACCGAACTGACTTCGGTCTCCCAATACCGTCTCGCCACGCATCTCACCGCCGCCGCCTTGCTGCTGCTGGCACTGGTCTGGGTCGCCCGCCGCATGCGGCCGCAACCCACCGAGGGCAGGGTCACCCGCTTCAACGTGGTCTCCATCGCCCTGCTGCTCGTGCTGCTGGTGATCCAGATCGCCGCGGGCGGCTTCGTGGCGGGCATCGATGCCGGCATGGGCTACAACACCTGGCCGCTGATGGAAGGCAAGCTCATCCCCGACGGCCTGGGCGCCTATGAGCCGGGCTGGCGCAGCATGTTCGAGCATGGCCTCACCGTGCAGTTCAACCACCGCATGCTGGCCTATTTCATCACCGCGGTGATCGCCGTGCTGCTGTTCCTGCAGGCCCGCAAAGCAGGTTTGGGCGGCGTCCATCGCTGGCTGGTCCTCATCGCCGTGCTGGTGCTGGCGCAGGTGGGGCTGGGCATCGCCACGCTGCTCTCCATGGTGCAGATCGATCTGGCCGTCAGCCACCAGGGCCTGGCCTTCATTCTCGCCTCGAGCGTCTGCGCCTATCTCGCCGACCTCACCAAGACGCATTCACTGGGCGCGACGCGGTAATATAATACCGCATCCGTAACCCATTGAAATACAACGCTCTTTTAAAGGCGCTTGACCCATATCGAATCCTGCTCTAGTGGAGCGGCCGAACGGGCTGCTTTCCTCCTTGGATGAAGGCTGCAAGCCCCAGGAAATCTAGGGAATTCTAGCATGAGCACTTACTCGGCAAAACCGAGCGAGATTGAAAAGAAGTGGATCCTGATCGACGCCAATGGCCTCGTCGTGGGCCGCGTCGCTTCGATCATCGCTTCGCGTCTGCGCGGCAAGCACAAGCCGACCTTCACCCCGCATATGGACATGGGCGACAACATCGTTGTCATCAATGCCGACAAGGTGAAGCTCACCGGCCGCAAGCTGGACCAGCATAAGTTCTATTGGCACACCGGCTTCCCCGGCGGCATCAAGGACCGGTCTGCCCGTCAGATCCTGGAAGGCCGTTTCCCCGAGCGCGTGCTCGAAAACGCCGTCCGCCGCATGATGCCGGGTGGTCCGCTGACCCGCGCCCAGCTCAAGAACCTCCGCGTCTATTCCGGCGCCGAGCATCCCCATGAAGCGCAGAACCCGGCCAAGCTGGACGTTGCTGCGATGAACTCCAAGAATGCGCGGGTGAAGTAATATGGCTGAAACCATCAACTCCCTCGAAGACCTCGCGACCACTGACGTCGCTCCGGCCGTGAACACCGCTCCGGTGCATGTCCAGAAGCTCGACGCCCAGGGCCGTGCCTATGCCACCGGCAAGCGCAAGAACGCCGTTGCTCGCGTCTGGATCAAGCCGGGCAAGGGCAATGTCGTGGTGAACGGTCGCGAATTCGCCACCTATTTCGCTCGTCCGGTGCTCCAGCTCATCGTCAAACAGCCGATCGTCGCCACCGAGCGCACTGACCAGTATGACGTCGTCGTCACCGTTGCCGGTGGTGGCCTGTCCGGTCAGGCCGGCGCCGTGCGTCACGGCATCTCCAAGGCGCTGAACTTCTTCGAGCCGGGCCTGCGTCCGATCCTCAAGAAGGGCGGCTTCCTGACCCGCGACAGCCGCGTCGTCGAACGCAAGAAGTACGGCAAGGCCAAGGCCCGTCGTTCCTTCCAGTTCTCCAAGCGCTAAGCTTCGGATCGAATGTGCAAAGGGCCGGGAAACCGGCCCTTTCTTTTTGCCCGGATACCCCCTCCTAACCTCCCCCTGATAGGGGGAGGAATCTGGCCGGCGAATGGGGCAAGATCGCGCCACAAACGCGATCTGTTCCTCCCCCTATCAGGGGGAGGCCCCCGCCCTTCGTTCAGAAGAAATTACCGGGTGAGGGGTTGCGATCTCTCCGCGTCCACCAGATTTTGTCAGCATGCAAATCCTCGTCACCCGTTTCCATCTCCTGCTGCTGACCGTCACGCTGGCCATGACCGGCGTCGGCATGCTGCGGATTCCGGAGGATTTCGTCTTTCTCGCCCACTGGTCCGGCACCAGTGCCGACTGGCTCTGGCCGCGCCTGGTCATCTTCGTGGCGCCGGCAATCCAGTTGCTGCTCATGGCCATTTTCTTCCTGCTCGGCCGCCTGCTGACGAAAAACCAGTATGCCAAGGCCCAGCATATCCTCCAGCCGGCTTTGACCGCGCTGATGGGTGTCGTTGCCGCCACCCAGCTCGGCCTGCTGCTGTCAGGCATCGGCTCCGATCTCGATTTCGTCCGCGTCACCGCCTTTGCCCTTGGCGCGGCGCTGCTCCTGCTCGGCGTCGTCCTCTACGAAGCCGAGCGCCACACCTATGCCGGCCTGCGCATGCCCTGGCCGGTGCGCTCCGACCTGGCCTGGCGCATCGTCCATCGCGCCACCGGCATGAGCTACGGCCTCGGCGGCGTCTGCGTGCTGGTCCTGGCCTGGCTCGATGCCGGCATCGGCATGCTGATCCTGTCCTTCGCCGCCGCCCTTCTGCTGCCCGCCGTGGTGGCCGGGCTGGTCACCGTGCTGTTTCTCAACCGCTGACCGCGCAGCATGGCCATTGCTGGGAATGGCTCGCTCCCGGCAGGAAATTTCCCGCAAAGCCCCCGAAACGCAATGCTTTGCGCTGCGATTTTTCCGTTAAGGGCGTAGAATCGTGCTTAATTTCGAGGCGTGCCGCCCAATTGTTGGGCGTGCCCTCGGCTCATTGCAGGTCAACACATGTCTCCAACCGTTGTTTCCGCTGCTCGGGCGCCGCGCGCGCCCAAGCCGTTTTATGCATCCTTCGGCTTCCAGGTCCTGGCCGCCATGGTCATCGGCCTGATCCTGGGCTACATCGCTCGCCAGATGGGTCCTGACGCCGCTGGCGGCGCCAACTGGCTGGTCCAGACGCTCTCCACTGTCGGCTCTGCCTTCGTGTCGCTGCTGCGTGCACTGGTGCCGGTGCTGGTCTTCACCGCCATCGTGGCCTCGATCGCCAATCTCCGCGAACTGCAGAATGCGGCCAAGCTGGTCTGGCAGACCCTGCTGTGGTTCGCCATTACCGCGCTGATCGCCGTGGCCATCGGTATCGCCCTCGGCCTCATCATCCAGCCGGGCCTCAACACTGCCGTCGCCGAAACCGCGGCCCGCGCCCCGTCGTCGTCGGGTTCCTGGCTCGATTTCCTCAAGGGCCTGATCCCCGCCAATATCTTCGGCCTCCAGGCGTCGACCCGCGTCACCGATAGCGGCGCCACCACCAGCCTGAACTTCAACGTGTTGCAGATCCTGGTGGTCTCCATCGTGGTCGGCATCGCCGCCCTCAAGGTCGGCCCGGCTGCCGATCCGTTCCTCGCCTTCAACCGCTCCTTCCTCAAGATCGTCCACAAGATCCTGTGGTGGGTCATCCGGCTGACGCCCATCGGCACCATCGGCCTGCTCGGCAATGCCGTTGCCGTCTACGGCTGGGATGCCCTGGCTCAGCTCGGCTGGTACTCGGCGGCCATCTATATCGGCCTGGCCCTGGTGCTGTTCGTGGTCTATCCGGTGCTGCTGCAGGCCCATGGCCTCAACCCTATCCGCTACTTCCAGAGCGCCTGGCCGGCCATCCAGCTCGCCTTCGTGTCGCGTTCCTCCATCGGCACCCTGCCGGTCACCGAGCGCATTACGGAAAAGAACCTGGGCGTGCCGCGTGAATATGCCGCCTTCGCCGTGCCGCTCGGCGCCACCACCAAGATGGACGGTTGCGCCGCCATCTACCCGGCGATCTCGGCCATCTTCGTGGCCCAGTTCTTCGGCGTGCCGCTCGGCATCGAGCACTACCTGCTGATCGCCTTCGTGTCGGTCATCGGTTCGTCCGCCACCGCGGGCCTCACCGGCGCCACCGTCATGCTGACGCTGACGCTCTCCACCCTCGGCCTGCCGCTGGAAGGCGTCGGCCTGCTGCTCGCCGTCGATCCGATCCTCGACATGGGCCGCACCGCCGTCAACGTCGCCGGCCAGGCGCTGATCCCGACCATCGTCGCCAAGCGCCAGGGCATTCTCGATCAGTCCGTCTACGACGCGGGCGAAAGCATCGACTCGCTGGACACGGCGGACGCGGTTCCTGCCGAATAAAGCAGGGCACATAGCCAGACGAAAAAGGGGAGGCGAAAGCCTCCCCTTTTGTTTGTCTCGCTACCCAACACGTCATTCCCGCGAAAGCGGGGATCCACTTTTCCACGGGCCCAACGAATGGATTCCCGCCTTCGCGGGATGCCGCAGCGGCACCGCACAGGTTCTATTTCGTCTTGACTCTAATTAGTCATTTAACTAATTAGCGTATGAACGAAATAAGGACCACCACGCCGTGGGCATCAACACCGTCTTCGAAGCCCTGTCCCATCCGGTCCGCCGCAAGGTCCTCGCGCTGCTCAAGGCCGGCCCGCTGAGCGCCGGAGACCTCGCGACCCATTTCGACATCAGCCGGCCCACCCTCTCGGTCCACTTCGTCAAGCTGCGCGAGGCCGATCTCGTCGTGGTCGAGCGGCAGGGCACCAGCCTCATCTACCACCTCAATGCCAGCATTCTGGAAGCGGCCCTGGCCAGCCTCCTCTCGCTCAAGGATGATGAAGAATGACCGCTTTGCGCGTTTTCACCCGCCTCA
This sequence is a window from Devosia ginsengisoli. Protein-coding genes within it:
- a CDS encoding polysaccharide biosynthesis/export family protein, which produces MRWLPVLTIALMLPLAGCATTRPATYLVETKGPYQLDTGDTVRVTVYGDTELSDTYRIDDSGSIAFPLVGPVQVRGVTTTMAASRLAGALANGYMRNPDVAVEVAEYRPFFIQGEVQNAGQFQYVYGMTVRAAISTSGGFSDTADRNRAVVYRRQGNEMVKGNVDLDFPIYPGDTIVILERWF
- a CDS encoding GumC family protein yields the protein MTFESQMVRDARIDVGAVLGVVFRRLPRIAIVTVGLLAATFAVVMFMPRLYESSASILVEPRSNIYFRSPGEQVPTSPSADAGVVSSQIELIKSRDTLLNVIDKLDLRSVPEFNGAGGGGFSPIAIVSQLLGRKAAPVSVDEVVLNTLYDRLTVIQERDSRIISVLVRSTSPQLAADVANAVASAHVARRTQLSLSDTAEASGWLADEIAKLRVSVTAAETAVANFKVDNDLFIGTNNTSLADQRLSTIATQITAAQERKNTALSRAALIRGLIEQGQPIDGVADVRESVVIQQLSQEKARLQGEKAQRAATLLSNHPTILALTAQIAELNNQITLEGRRVADALEAEAQIEADLETSLQADLTRAKSSASTATQDTVTLDGLEREAKAQRDLLEGYLQRYSEAMSRTESNSALPDVRVVSVAAPAVSPASPKTALILLAVGIVALATQLGIIIFGELMSGRAIVPLREPERPQDELDEVPFIEAELEPEQRWEEPSDRAMLEPAPDEDFEVAFEPDLEPEPQFEPEPEMAEVPPVMPAEPLAPVPDPAELEHLVESLARFGTTEDVTPAEPAPVHEPAAAPVPDSLPGVIGLASLSSDLVLGRTHLLILAAHSDSADCAALAEELVADALARGLSVALIDAGSAQAGDEPGLSDLSTGTASFGDVVQKSADNSFAEVAWGQGTIIDRDSTKPLTLVEALGDIYEVVVLMTGRVGSASTLPMFYDLEGRLVLVAGDDDDLASVARSREQLLAAGFDRCEVAAAPARVAA
- a CDS encoding polysaccharide deacetylase family protein, whose translation is MSAKYAAIRAMFEALWLSRLPGLIRTLSSSRGVIFTLHRVLPEEPADFSPNAILQVRPDFLDYVIERVRDLDLDIVSLDEALERLAAPQPGRRFIVLTFDDAYKDNLRHALPILRRHDAPFTLYVPTALVDGVGQLWWQAIEDIITRQDAIAMTSDGQTDYVDTSTTVRKNAAFNTLYWQMRKMPEPDRVALVRSFATAYGYDLDRQCRDLIMDWQELRLFAGDPLCTIGAHTVHHYELAKLPIEQARSEMAQSVDILLAQFGQRPAHFSYPLGGPLSADQREFDLARELGFRSAVTTRPGGLYARHAASPHALPRVSLNGYFQSRRYVDVFATGAIFSAMGKLTG
- a CDS encoding DUF2842 domain-containing protein; its protein translation is MTQRSRKALGILLILGSIVAWLSVFTSIYLAFPPGLPIWILMPYFIVAGMGWLFPAMWIIRWMAKPDA
- a CDS encoding COX15/CtaA family protein is translated as MTTIQNAALSQTTIAGDRLRPVRIWLYLLAFMVLCMVMVGGMTRLTGSGLSITTWRPISGIIPPLNEADWLAEFAGYKLIPQYDVYNHWMTLEDFKGIFWWEWIHRFLGRMIGFAFAIPFVVFLVQKRLTRDMAVPLAGLFLLGGFQGFLGWWMVSSGLTELTSVSQYRLATHLTAAALLLLALVWVARRMRPQPTEGRVTRFNVVSIALLLVLLVIQIAAGGFVAGIDAGMGYNTWPLMEGKLIPDGLGAYEPGWRSMFEHGLTVQFNHRMLAYFITAVIAVLLFLQARKAGLGGVHRWLVLIAVLVLAQVGLGIATLLSMVQIDLAVSHQGLAFILASSVCAYLADLTKTHSLGATR
- the rplM gene encoding 50S ribosomal protein L13, whose translation is MSTYSAKPSEIEKKWILIDANGLVVGRVASIIASRLRGKHKPTFTPHMDMGDNIVVINADKVKLTGRKLDQHKFYWHTGFPGGIKDRSARQILEGRFPERVLENAVRRMMPGGPLTRAQLKNLRVYSGAEHPHEAQNPAKLDVAAMNSKNARVK
- the rpsI gene encoding 30S ribosomal protein S9, coding for MAETINSLEDLATTDVAPAVNTAPVHVQKLDAQGRAYATGKRKNAVARVWIKPGKGNVVVNGREFATYFARPVLQLIVKQPIVATERTDQYDVVVTVAGGGLSGQAGAVRHGISKALNFFEPGLRPILKKGGFLTRDSRVVERKKYGKAKARRSFQFSKR
- a CDS encoding SdpI family protein yields the protein MQILVTRFHLLLLTVTLAMTGVGMLRIPEDFVFLAHWSGTSADWLWPRLVIFVAPAIQLLLMAIFFLLGRLLTKNQYAKAQHILQPALTALMGVVAATQLGLLLSGIGSDLDFVRVTAFALGAALLLLGVVLYEAERHTYAGLRMPWPVRSDLAWRIVHRATGMSYGLGGVCVLVLAWLDAGIGMLILSFAAALLLPAVVAGLVTVLFLNR
- a CDS encoding dicarboxylate/amino acid:cation symporter, yielding MSPTVVSAARAPRAPKPFYASFGFQVLAAMVIGLILGYIARQMGPDAAGGANWLVQTLSTVGSAFVSLLRALVPVLVFTAIVASIANLRELQNAAKLVWQTLLWFAITALIAVAIGIALGLIIQPGLNTAVAETAARAPSSSGSWLDFLKGLIPANIFGLQASTRVTDSGATTSLNFNVLQILVVSIVVGIAALKVGPAADPFLAFNRSFLKIVHKILWWVIRLTPIGTIGLLGNAVAVYGWDALAQLGWYSAAIYIGLALVLFVVYPVLLQAHGLNPIRYFQSAWPAIQLAFVSRSSIGTLPVTERITEKNLGVPREYAAFAVPLGATTKMDGCAAIYPAISAIFVAQFFGVPLGIEHYLLIAFVSVIGSSATAGLTGATVMLTLTLSTLGLPLEGVGLLLAVDPILDMGRTAVNVAGQALIPTIVAKRQGILDQSVYDAGESIDSLDTADAVPAE
- a CDS encoding metalloregulator ArsR/SmtB family transcription factor, whose product is MGINTVFEALSHPVRRKVLALLKAGPLSAGDLATHFDISRPTLSVHFVKLREADLVVVERQGTSLIYHLNASILEAALASLLSLKDDEE